A window of the Brassica napus cultivar Da-Ae chromosome A2, Da-Ae, whole genome shotgun sequence genome harbors these coding sequences:
- the LOC106445736 gene encoding sugar transporter ERD6-like 18 isoform X4 yields the protein MMVLVEEERSIEEGLLELSNQSDASGCRITACVILSTFVAICGSFSFGVAIGYTSGAEIGIMKDMGLSIAEFSAFASLSTLGATFGALFSGKMAILLGRRGTMWVSDILCVIGWLCIAFAKNVLWLHFGRISSGIGIGLISYVVPVYIAEITPKHVRGTFTFSNQLLQNSGVAMVFFWGNFISWRKMALLGALPCVIQGIGLFFVPESPRWLAKVRADEELEYSLLRLRGRDADISREASEIQVMTKMLERDSKSRFSDLFQRKYRHIIVVGVGLMLIQQFSGSTAVISYTSTIFSKAGFSVTIGSTLLGIFMVPKATIGLILVDKWGRRPLLLTSACGMSITCMFIGLAFTLQKMQLLPKLTPVLTFLCVTLYIASYAVGIGGLPWIIMSEFDRHLRFQFSIRMEHSRNILHIRGYWRSSTDFYLVARSGNERIIT from the exons ATGATGGTGTTggtggaagaagaaagaagcatAGAAGAAGGGCTTTTGGAGCTCAGTAACCAAAGTGACGCTTCAGGCTGTCGTATCACTGCCTGTGTTATCCTCAGCACTTTCGTCGCCATCTGTGGCTCCTTCTCCTTTGGAGTTGCT ATTGGTTATACTTCAGGTGCTGAGATAGGAATTATGAAAGACATGGGTCTCTCTATCGCAGAG TTCTCAGCGTTTGCTTCACTCTCTACGTTAGGAGCAACATTCGGTGCATTGTTCAGCGGTAAAATGGCGATCCTGCTAGGAAGAAGAGGA ACAATGTGGGTCTCCGATATCCTCTGTGTCATTGGTTGGCTGTGCATCGCTTTCGCTAAG AATGTGTTGTGGCTACACTTCGGAAGAATCTCATCGGGAATAGGAATCGGCTTGATTAGCTATGTG GTACCTGTGTACATAGCAGAAATTACGCCAAAACATGTTCGCGGTACATTTACCTTTTCAAACCAG CTTCTTCAAAACTCCGGAGTCGCCatggtttttttttgggggAATTTCATCAGCTGGAGGAAGATGGCTTTACTAG GTGCTCTACCATGCGTCATTCAAGGAATCGGTTTATTCTTCGTACCAGAGTCTCCAAGATGGctg GCAAAAGTTCGTGCGGATGAAGAACTAGAATATTCACTGCTTCGGCTTAGAGGGAGAGATGCTGATATTTCACGTGAAGCCTCAGAGATTCAA gttATGACCAAAATGCTAGAACGTGATTCAAAGTCGAGATTTTCTGATTTGTTCCAGAGAAAATATAGACACATTATCGTG GTAGGAGTCGGGCTAATGTTGATACAACAATTTTCGGGTAGTACAGCTGTAATATCTTATACAAGTACCATTTTTAGCAAAGCTG GTTTTTCTGTGACCATTGGATCGACATTGTTAGGCATCTTCATG GTACCAAAAGCCACGATTGGTCTAATTCTTGTTGATAAATGGGGCAGACGGCCCCTTTTGTTG ACTTCAGCGTGTGGGATGAGCATAACTTGCATGTTTATTGGGCTCGCGTTCACATTACAG AAAATGCAATTGCTTCCGAAACTAACTCCAGTGTTGACGTTTTTATGCGTTACG CTGTATATTGCATCTTATGCAGTAGGAATAGGAGGCCTCCCTTGGATAATTATGTCTGAG TTCGATCGTCACTTACGCTTTCAATTTTCTATTCGAATGGAGCACTCAAG GAACATTTTACATATTCGGGGCTATTGGAGGAGCAGCACTGATTTTTATTTGGTTGCTCGTTCCGGAAACGAAAGGATTATCACTTGA
- the LOC106445736 gene encoding sugar transporter ERD6-like 18 isoform X1, giving the protein MMVLVEEERSIEEGLLELSNQSDASGCRITACVILSTFVAICGSFSFGVAIGYTSGAEIGIMKDMGLSIAEFSAFASLSTLGATFGALFSGKMAILLGRRGTMWVSDILCVIGWLCIAFAKNVLWLHFGRISSGIGIGLISYVVPVYIAEITPKHVRGTFTFSNQLLQNSGVAMVFFWGNFISWRKMALLGALPCVIQGIGLFFVPESPRWLAKVRADEELEYSLLRLRGRDADISREASEIQVMTKMLERDSKSRFSDLFQRKYRHIIVVGVGLMLIQQFSGSTAVISYTSTIFSKAGFSVTIGSTLLGIFMVPKATIGLILVDKWGRRPLLLTSACGMSITCMFIGLAFTLQKMQLLPKLTPVLTFLCVTLYIASYAVGIGGLPWIIMSEIFPMNIKVTAGTLVTLASWSSSSIVTYAFNFLFEWSTQGTFYIFGAIGGAALIFIWLLVPETKGLSLEEIQTSLTRQAQRNKSYVD; this is encoded by the exons ATGATGGTGTTggtggaagaagaaagaagcatAGAAGAAGGGCTTTTGGAGCTCAGTAACCAAAGTGACGCTTCAGGCTGTCGTATCACTGCCTGTGTTATCCTCAGCACTTTCGTCGCCATCTGTGGCTCCTTCTCCTTTGGAGTTGCT ATTGGTTATACTTCAGGTGCTGAGATAGGAATTATGAAAGACATGGGTCTCTCTATCGCAGAG TTCTCAGCGTTTGCTTCACTCTCTACGTTAGGAGCAACATTCGGTGCATTGTTCAGCGGTAAAATGGCGATCCTGCTAGGAAGAAGAGGA ACAATGTGGGTCTCCGATATCCTCTGTGTCATTGGTTGGCTGTGCATCGCTTTCGCTAAG AATGTGTTGTGGCTACACTTCGGAAGAATCTCATCGGGAATAGGAATCGGCTTGATTAGCTATGTG GTACCTGTGTACATAGCAGAAATTACGCCAAAACATGTTCGCGGTACATTTACCTTTTCAAACCAG CTTCTTCAAAACTCCGGAGTCGCCatggtttttttttgggggAATTTCATCAGCTGGAGGAAGATGGCTTTACTAG GTGCTCTACCATGCGTCATTCAAGGAATCGGTTTATTCTTCGTACCAGAGTCTCCAAGATGGctg GCAAAAGTTCGTGCGGATGAAGAACTAGAATATTCACTGCTTCGGCTTAGAGGGAGAGATGCTGATATTTCACGTGAAGCCTCAGAGATTCAA gttATGACCAAAATGCTAGAACGTGATTCAAAGTCGAGATTTTCTGATTTGTTCCAGAGAAAATATAGACACATTATCGTG GTAGGAGTCGGGCTAATGTTGATACAACAATTTTCGGGTAGTACAGCTGTAATATCTTATACAAGTACCATTTTTAGCAAAGCTG GTTTTTCTGTGACCATTGGATCGACATTGTTAGGCATCTTCATG GTACCAAAAGCCACGATTGGTCTAATTCTTGTTGATAAATGGGGCAGACGGCCCCTTTTGTTG ACTTCAGCGTGTGGGATGAGCATAACTTGCATGTTTATTGGGCTCGCGTTCACATTACAG AAAATGCAATTGCTTCCGAAACTAACTCCAGTGTTGACGTTTTTATGCGTTACG CTGTATATTGCATCTTATGCAGTAGGAATAGGAGGCCTCCCTTGGATAATTATGTCTGAG ATATTTCCAATGAACATAAAAGTAACAGCAGGGACATTAGTTACGTTGGCCTCATGGTCAAGTAGTTCGATCGTCACTTACGCTTTCAATTTTCTATTCGAATGGAGCACTCAAG GAACATTTTACATATTCGGGGCTATTGGAGGAGCAGCACTGATTTTTATTTGGTTGCTCGTTCCGGAAACGAAAGGATTATCACTTGAAGAAATACAAACGTCGCTTACTCGTCAAGCCCAACGAAATAAATCGTATGTAGACTGA
- the LOC106445736 gene encoding sugar transporter ERD6-like 18 isoform X2 yields the protein MMVLVEEERSIEEGLLELSNQSDASGCRITACVILSTFVAICGSFSFGVAIGYTSGAEIGIMKDMGLSIAETMWVSDILCVIGWLCIAFAKNVLWLHFGRISSGIGIGLISYVVPVYIAEITPKHVRGTFTFSNQLLQNSGVAMVFFWGNFISWRKMALLGALPCVIQGIGLFFVPESPRWLAKVRADEELEYSLLRLRGRDADISREASEIQVMTKMLERDSKSRFSDLFQRKYRHIIVVGVGLMLIQQFSGSTAVISYTSTIFSKAGFSVTIGSTLLGIFMVPKATIGLILVDKWGRRPLLLTSACGMSITCMFIGLAFTLQKMQLLPKLTPVLTFLCVTLYIASYAVGIGGLPWIIMSEIFPMNIKVTAGTLVTLASWSSSSIVTYAFNFLFEWSTQGTFYIFGAIGGAALIFIWLLVPETKGLSLEEIQTSLTRQAQRNKSYVD from the exons ATGATGGTGTTggtggaagaagaaagaagcatAGAAGAAGGGCTTTTGGAGCTCAGTAACCAAAGTGACGCTTCAGGCTGTCGTATCACTGCCTGTGTTATCCTCAGCACTTTCGTCGCCATCTGTGGCTCCTTCTCCTTTGGAGTTGCT ATTGGTTATACTTCAGGTGCTGAGATAGGAATTATGAAAGACATGGGTCTCTCTATCGCAGAG ACAATGTGGGTCTCCGATATCCTCTGTGTCATTGGTTGGCTGTGCATCGCTTTCGCTAAG AATGTGTTGTGGCTACACTTCGGAAGAATCTCATCGGGAATAGGAATCGGCTTGATTAGCTATGTG GTACCTGTGTACATAGCAGAAATTACGCCAAAACATGTTCGCGGTACATTTACCTTTTCAAACCAG CTTCTTCAAAACTCCGGAGTCGCCatggtttttttttgggggAATTTCATCAGCTGGAGGAAGATGGCTTTACTAG GTGCTCTACCATGCGTCATTCAAGGAATCGGTTTATTCTTCGTACCAGAGTCTCCAAGATGGctg GCAAAAGTTCGTGCGGATGAAGAACTAGAATATTCACTGCTTCGGCTTAGAGGGAGAGATGCTGATATTTCACGTGAAGCCTCAGAGATTCAA gttATGACCAAAATGCTAGAACGTGATTCAAAGTCGAGATTTTCTGATTTGTTCCAGAGAAAATATAGACACATTATCGTG GTAGGAGTCGGGCTAATGTTGATACAACAATTTTCGGGTAGTACAGCTGTAATATCTTATACAAGTACCATTTTTAGCAAAGCTG GTTTTTCTGTGACCATTGGATCGACATTGTTAGGCATCTTCATG GTACCAAAAGCCACGATTGGTCTAATTCTTGTTGATAAATGGGGCAGACGGCCCCTTTTGTTG ACTTCAGCGTGTGGGATGAGCATAACTTGCATGTTTATTGGGCTCGCGTTCACATTACAG AAAATGCAATTGCTTCCGAAACTAACTCCAGTGTTGACGTTTTTATGCGTTACG CTGTATATTGCATCTTATGCAGTAGGAATAGGAGGCCTCCCTTGGATAATTATGTCTGAG ATATTTCCAATGAACATAAAAGTAACAGCAGGGACATTAGTTACGTTGGCCTCATGGTCAAGTAGTTCGATCGTCACTTACGCTTTCAATTTTCTATTCGAATGGAGCACTCAAG GAACATTTTACATATTCGGGGCTATTGGAGGAGCAGCACTGATTTTTATTTGGTTGCTCGTTCCGGAAACGAAAGGATTATCACTTGAAGAAATACAAACGTCGCTTACTCGTCAAGCCCAACGAAATAAATCGTATGTAGACTGA
- the LOC106445736 gene encoding sugar transporter ERD6-like 18 isoform X3, which produces MWVSDILCVIGWLCIAFAKNVLWLHFGRISSGIGIGLISYVVPVYIAEITPKHVRGTFTFSNQLLQNSGVAMVFFWGNFISWRKMALLGALPCVIQGIGLFFVPESPRWLAKVRADEELEYSLLRLRGRDADISREASEIQVMTKMLERDSKSRFSDLFQRKYRHIIVVGVGLMLIQQFSGSTAVISYTSTIFSKAGFSVTIGSTLLGIFMVPKATIGLILVDKWGRRPLLLTSACGMSITCMFIGLAFTLQKMQLLPKLTPVLTFLCVTLYIASYAVGIGGLPWIIMSEIFPMNIKVTAGTLVTLASWSSSSIVTYAFNFLFEWSTQGTFYIFGAIGGAALIFIWLLVPETKGLSLEEIQTSLTRQAQRNKSYVD; this is translated from the exons ATGTGGGTCTCCGATATCCTCTGTGTCATTGGTTGGCTGTGCATCGCTTTCGCTAAG AATGTGTTGTGGCTACACTTCGGAAGAATCTCATCGGGAATAGGAATCGGCTTGATTAGCTATGTG GTACCTGTGTACATAGCAGAAATTACGCCAAAACATGTTCGCGGTACATTTACCTTTTCAAACCAG CTTCTTCAAAACTCCGGAGTCGCCatggtttttttttgggggAATTTCATCAGCTGGAGGAAGATGGCTTTACTAG GTGCTCTACCATGCGTCATTCAAGGAATCGGTTTATTCTTCGTACCAGAGTCTCCAAGATGGctg GCAAAAGTTCGTGCGGATGAAGAACTAGAATATTCACTGCTTCGGCTTAGAGGGAGAGATGCTGATATTTCACGTGAAGCCTCAGAGATTCAA gttATGACCAAAATGCTAGAACGTGATTCAAAGTCGAGATTTTCTGATTTGTTCCAGAGAAAATATAGACACATTATCGTG GTAGGAGTCGGGCTAATGTTGATACAACAATTTTCGGGTAGTACAGCTGTAATATCTTATACAAGTACCATTTTTAGCAAAGCTG GTTTTTCTGTGACCATTGGATCGACATTGTTAGGCATCTTCATG GTACCAAAAGCCACGATTGGTCTAATTCTTGTTGATAAATGGGGCAGACGGCCCCTTTTGTTG ACTTCAGCGTGTGGGATGAGCATAACTTGCATGTTTATTGGGCTCGCGTTCACATTACAG AAAATGCAATTGCTTCCGAAACTAACTCCAGTGTTGACGTTTTTATGCGTTACG CTGTATATTGCATCTTATGCAGTAGGAATAGGAGGCCTCCCTTGGATAATTATGTCTGAG ATATTTCCAATGAACATAAAAGTAACAGCAGGGACATTAGTTACGTTGGCCTCATGGTCAAGTAGTTCGATCGTCACTTACGCTTTCAATTTTCTATTCGAATGGAGCACTCAAG GAACATTTTACATATTCGGGGCTATTGGAGGAGCAGCACTGATTTTTATTTGGTTGCTCGTTCCGGAAACGAAAGGATTATCACTTGAAGAAATACAAACGTCGCTTACTCGTCAAGCCCAACGAAATAAATCGTATGTAGACTGA
- the LOC125585092 gene encoding uncharacterized protein LOC125585092: protein MERQPKCGDSWIYPAKDINPLGPIQLQDQNLLVSDLLSRETKEWNKHLIEDTLPLLANQFISIRPSTLGAHDSFVWAQHPSGIYSAKSGYYSSQQAKIHSTSERATDERQPPSQEHNYRHSVFETSRSQLLFDKRASTLQEVLIKATIACREWDGAQSNLIKLAQDKPLHLPPPQPSSDIVVCYTDAAWNSTCRAADVAWIFTDRHGT, encoded by the exons ATGGAGAGACAACCAAAGTGTGGAGATTCCTGGATATACCCTGCGAAGGATATAAACCCATTAGGCCCAATCCAGTTACAAGACCAAAACCTACTTGTTTCTGACCTTCTCTCACGTGAAACAAAGGAATGGAACAAGCACTTGATAGAAGACACCCTACCTCTCCTAGCAAATCAATTCATCTCCATAAGACCTAGTACCCTCGGAGCCCACGACTCTTTTGTTTGGGCTCAACACCCTTCAGGTATATACTCTGCAAAATCAGGATATTACTCCTCTCAACAAGCTAAGATCCATTCGACAAGT GAACGTGCTACCGACGAGAGACAACCTCCATCGCAGGAACATAACTACCGACACTCTGTGTTTGAG ACCTCTCGGAGCCAACTGCTCTTTGATAAGAGAGCATCGACGCTGCAGGAAGTGCTCATCAAGGCTACTATCGCTTGTAGAGAGTGGGATGGTGCTCAGAGTAATTTGATCAAATTAGCGCAGGACAAACCCCTCCATCTCCCACCACCACAACCATCGTCGGACATTGTCGTGTGCTATACAGATGCAGCATGGAATTCGACATGCAGAGCAGCGGATGTCGCATGGATCTTCACTGATCGTCACGGTACATAG